Proteins from a single region of Palaemon carinicauda isolate YSFRI2023 chromosome 1, ASM3689809v2, whole genome shotgun sequence:
- the LOC137615306 gene encoding uncharacterized protein: MINTFFEKKINRLITYSSGGRERQIDWLLCKRDHLTEVRNYKVINGESVAAQHRLVAIDCRLRNCRRSKKTRMDPKIKWWKLRDEKLSLVQEKGAGSSKVHEDVQEWWTENSKVILRIGEEVLGKSSGRRPLNDKELWWWNDEVQERVKTKKEAKKTADISGQEQDKENYKQAKKETRRAVAKVNQRTVFEDELPNEAVTIGVTRREVEQAVKKMKNSKAAGPDNILVEIRKSHGEEGLDILWDLTQKIFT; the protein is encoded by the exons atgatcaataccttctttgagaaaaagattaacagactgattacttacagcagCGGTGGCAGGGAGAGACAGATAGATtggctgctgtgtaagagagaccatctgacagAGGTTAGAAATtacaaggtgataaatggggagagtgtagcagcgcaacacaggttagtggcaattgattgcagactaaggaattgtaggagaagtaaaaagacgagaatggacccaaagattaagtggtggaaattgagaGACGAAAAACTGAGTCTTGTTCAAGAAAAaggtgctggaagcagtaaggtacatgaggatgtacaagaatggtggaccgagaatagtaaagtgattcttaggattggtgaggaagtacttggaaagtcatcaggaagaagacccctaaATGATAAAGAActgtggtggtggaatgatgaggtgcaagaacgggtaaaaaccaagaaagaagccaagaagacgGCAGAtatatcaggacaagagcaggataaagaaaactataaacaggcaaagaaagaaacaagaagagcagtagcaaag GTGAAccaaagaacagtatttgaagatgaactcccaaacgaggcagttaccataggagtgactagaagagaagtagaacaagcagttaagaagatgaaaaatagtaaagctgcaggaccagaTAATATACTAGTAGAGATAAGGAAAAGTCATGGAGAGGAAGGcttagatatcttgtgggacctgacgcagaagatcttcacTTAG